The sequence below is a genomic window from Rhodococcus sp. 4CII.
TCCAGAAGATCATGCGGCTCGTCAAGGAGCACGGCGCTGCCGTCGTCGCGCTGACCATCGACGAGGAGGGCCAGGCGCGTACGGCGGAGCACAAGGTCCGCATCGCCGAGCGCCTGCTCGAGGACATCACGGTGAACTGGGGCCTCGACGAGTCCGACGTCATCATCGACGCCCTGACGTTCCCGATCTCCACCGGTCAGGAAGAGGTCCGCCGCGACGGCATCGAGACGATCGAGGCGATCCGCGAGCTGAAGAAGCGGCATCCGCGGGTGCACTTCACCCTCGGTGTGTCCAACATCTCGTTCGGCCTGAACCCGGCGGCCCGGCAGGTCCTGAACTCGGTGTTCCTGCACGAGTGCACCGAAGCAGGCCTGGACACGGCCATCGTGCACGCGTCGAAGATCCTGCCGATGGCGCGGATCCCCGACGAACAGCGGGAAACGGCCCTCGACCTGGTCTACGACCGTCGCCGTGAGGGCTACGACCCCCTGCAGAAGCTGATGGAACTGTTCGAGGGCGTGTCCGCGGCGTCGGCGCGCGAATCCCGCGCCCAGGAGCTGGCGGCGCTTCCACTGTTCGAGCGGCTGGAACGTCGCATCGTCGACGGCGAACGCGCCGGCCTCGACGAGGACCTCACCGCGGCGATGGAGGAGAAGCCGCCGCTCGCGATCATCAACGAGACCCTGCTCTCCGGCATGAAGACCGTGGGCGAGCTCTTCGGATCTGGGCAGATGCAGCTGCCGTTCGTGCTGCAGTCGGCCGAGGTGATGAAGGCGGCCGTCGCGTACCTCGAACCGCACATGGAGGCCACCGACGAGGACGGGAAGGGCCGCATCGTCATCGCCACCGTCAAGGGCGACGTCCACGACATCGGCAAGAACCTCGTCGACATCATTCTCAGCAACAACGGCTACGACGTCGTCAACCTGGGCATCAAGCAGCCGATCGCCACGATCCTCGATGCGGCGATCGAGCAGAAGGCCGACGTCATCGGCATGTCCGGGCTGCTCGTGAAGTCGACCGTCGTGATGAAGGACAACCTGCAGGAGCTCAACGCCAAGGGTGTCGCGGAGAAGTTCCCCGTCCTCCTCGGTGGTGCCGCACTGACGCGTTCGTACGTGGAGAACGACCTGGCCGAGGTGTATGAGGGCGACGTCAGCTACGCGCGTGACGCGTTCGAGGGCCTGCATCGGATGGACGAGATCATGGCCGTCAAGCGGGGCGGCGCACCCGACCCGGACAGCCCGGAAGCGATCGCGGCCCGCGAGAAGGCGGCCGAACGCAAGGCCCGCCACGAGCGGTCCAAGCGGATCGCGGAGAAGCGCAAGGCCGCCGAGGTCCCCGTCGTGCTGCCGGAGCGGTCCGACGTGGCCACCGACATCGCGGTCCCGAGCCCGCCGTTCTGGGGCAACCGGATCGTGAAGGGCGTGTCGCTGTCGGACTACTCGGGGCTGCTCGACGAGCGTGCCCTGTTCCTCGGCCAGTGGGGTCTGCGCGGGCAGCGTTCCGGCGACGGTCCCACGTACGAGGAACTGGTGGAGACCGAGGGCCGGCCCCGGCTGCGGTACTGGCTCGACCGGCTCAGCACCGAGGGGATCCTCGCGCACGCCGCGGTGGTGTACGGGTATTTCCCCGCCGTCTCCGAGGGCGACGACGTGGTCGTGCTCACCGACCCGACGCCCGACGCGGAGGAACGGTTCCGGTTCACGTTCCCACGCCAGCACCGCGACCGGTTCCTGTGCGTCGCCGACTTCGTCCGGTCCCGCACCGAGGCGAAGGAGACCGGTCAGGTCGACGTGTTCCCGATGCAGTTGGTCACGATGGGGCAGCCGATCGCCGACTTCGCGAACGAGTTGTTCGCCGCCAACGCGTACCGCGACTACCTCGAGGTGCACGGCATCGGTGTGCAGCTGACGGAATCGCTGGCCGAGTACTGGCATCAGCGGGTCCGTGAGGAACTCGTGCTGCCCGGCGGTCACAACGTGGCCGAGCAGGACCCGTCCGAGGTGTCCGGATTCTTCGACCTCGCGTACCGCGGTGCCCGCTACTCCTTCGGGTACGGCGCGTGCCCCAACCTGGAGGACCGCGCGAAGATGGTGGCGCTGCTCGAACCCGAACGGATCGGCGTGAAACTGTCCGAGGAATTGCAGTTGCATCCCGAGCAGTCCACCGACGCCTTCGTGCTGCACCACCCGGAAGCGAAGTACTTCAATGTCTGACGGGCAGGCCGGTCTCGCAGGCGTTCTGTGGGACATGGACGGAACGCTGCTCGATTCCGAGAAGATGTGGGACGTCGCGGTCCGGGAGTTGTCGTTGCACCTCGGCGGTCCCATGACCGAGGAGACGCGGCTGAAGACGATCGGTGCGTCCAGCGCCAACGCTCTCGGCGTCATCTTCGACGCCCTCGGGCTCGACCGGGACCCGGCGTCGCTCGCCGAGGCCAAGGAGTGGATGTTCACCCGCGTCGAGGAACTGTTCGGCGACGGGATCCCGTGGCGGCCGGGCGCCCACGACGCCCTGCGGACCGTGCGGGCCCACGGCCTGCGGTCGGCGCTGGTGACCAACACCGAACGTCGGCTCACCGAGCGGGCACTCGAGACGCTCGGCCGGCATCACTTCGACCACTCGGTGTGCGGCGACGAGGTTCCGGCGGGCAAACCGCATCCGGACCCGTATCTGCGGGGTGCGGAACTGCTCGGGCTCGATCCGTCGCAATGCCTCGCCATCGAGGATTCGCCCACCGGCGCGGCGTCCGCGCAGGCCGCGGGATGCGTCGTGCTCGTCGTCCCGTGCGAGATTCCGGTGGACGACGGCCCGGGGCGGGTGTTCCGGGACAGCCTCGAGGGTCTCACCGGTTCCGACCTCGTCGACATGTGGGCGCAGCGGAGCGGTGTGCGTCTCTAGGTATCCTGATTTCCCGTGGCTGTCCCGAAAATCGTGCTGTTCTACGTGTTCACTCCGCTCGCCGACCCGGAGGCGATACGGCTGTGGCAGTACACGCTCGCCGCGGCACACGACCTCACCGGGCGGATCCTCGTCTCCGAGCACGGCATCAACGCGACCGTCGGCGGCGACATCCACGACGTCAAGCGGTACGTGAAGGGAACCCGCAGCTACGTCCCGTTCAAGAACGCCGACATCAAGTGGTCCGACGGGCTCGGGGACGACTTCCCGCGCCTGAGCGTGAAGGTCCGGTCGGAGATCGTGACGTTCGGTGCGCCGGGCGAGCTGAAGGTGGACGCGGGCGGTGTCGTCGGCGGTGGCACCCACCTGGCGCCGGACGAGGTGCACCGACTGGTCGAGGGCCGCGGCGACGACGTCGTCTTCTTCGACGGCCGCAACAGTTTCGAGGCGGAGATCGGCCGGTTCCGGGGCGCCGTCGTGCCCGACGTGTCGACCACCCGCGAGTTCGTGAACGAACTCGACAGCGGCAAGTACGACCACCTCAAGGACAAGGCGGTGGTCACCTACTGCACCGGCGGAGTGCGCTGCGAGGTCCTGTCTTCGCTGATGCGTGCGCGCGGGTTCGGGGAGGTCTACCAGATGGACGGCGGCATCGTCCGCTACGGGGAGACGTTCGGCGACACCGGTCTGTGGGAAGGCTCGCTCTACGTCTTCGACAAGCGGATGTCCGTCGAGTTCAGCGAGCGGGCGAAGACCCTGGGACGCTGCACGGAGTGCGGCGGTCCGACGTCCCGGTACGAAAATCTGCCCGACGACCGGGGCCGCGAACTCGTCCTCGTCTGCGACGGCTGCGCCGAGAACCGGACCGCCTGAGGTGGCCGGGGCGCCCCTGCCGGTCCGCAACGGGCTCGGTCCCGATCGCCTGAGAATGCCGGCCGGACTCGACACGAAGACGGTCGCCGACTTCCTGATTCAGACCTACCCGGACGAGTGCGCGCACTGGCTGTCCCTGATCGACGGCGGCGGAGTCGTCGACGAACACGGACGGGTGGTCGACCGAGGCACCCGGTATTCCCCGACCCGGTTCGTGTACTTCTACCGGGACCCGGCCCCGGAGATCCCCGTTCCGTTCGAGATCGACATCCTCCACCGCGACGACCACCTCGTGGTGATCGACAAGCCCCATTTCCTCGCCACGATTCCGCGCGGCGCGCATATCACCGAGACGGCGGTGGTGCGGCTGCGGAGGGCGCTCGACCTGCCCGACCTCACGCCGGCGCACCGGCTCGACCGGATGACGGCCGGTGTCCTGGTGTTCCTGGTGCGACGAGAGGACCGCAGGCCGTATCAGGACCTGTTCGTGTCAAAGCAGGTCACCAAGGAATACGAGGCCGTCGCCGCACACGATCCGGAGGTCGCGTTCCCGCGGACCATCCGCAGCCGCATCGTGAAGGAACACGGGATCATGACGGCGACGGAGGAACCGGGAGAACCGAACAGTGAAACCGTCGTCGACCTGATCGAGGCCCGCGACGGTCGCGGACGATACCGGCTGCTGCCGAAGACCGGCCGGACGCACCAATTGCGCCTTCACATGTCCTCGCTGGGGTTGCCGATCGAAGGCGACAACTACTACCCGGACTTCCGCCGATCCGAGCCCGGCGACTTCTCGACCCCGCTGCGCCTGCTGGCGCGGGCCATCGAGTTCACCGATCCCCGTTCCGGCGACGTCCGCCGCTTCGAGAGTCGCCGCACACTCGGGTGGTGACCGGTTCGGAGAGGTCCGCGGCGGCGTGAAACAATGGGTCCTCGTGAAGACCTTCGAATCCCTGTTCGCCGAGCTGACCGAGCGTGCCGCTACCCGCCCCGAGGGGTCCGGCACCGTTGCCGCCTTGGACGCCGGCGTCCATTCGCAGGGAAAGAAGATCCTCGAAGAGGCGGGTGAGGTGTGGATCGCCGCCGAGCACGAGAGCGACGAGGCGCTCGCCGAGGAGATCTCCCAGCTGCTGTACTGGACGCAGGTGCTGATGGTGGGTAAGGGCCTGAAACTCGAGGACGTCTACCGACATCTGTGATCGGTGATCGAGACTCCTCCACCCGCTCCCGAAAGGAACCCTCCGCCATGCTGCGCGTCGCAGTCCCGAACAAGGGCTCGCTGTCCGAGTCCGCCGCCGAAATCCTCAGTGAGGCAGGCTACCGCCGTCGCACCGACTCCCGCGACCTGACGGTCCTGGACCCGTCCAACCAAGTCGAGTTCTTCTTCCTGCGCCCCAAGGACATCGCGATCTACGTCGGATCCGGTGAACTGGATCTCGGTATCACCGGCCGCGACCTCGCCCGTGATTCGGGCGCCCCGGTCGCCGAGCGGCTGTCGCTCGGCTTCGGCCGCTCCACGTTCCGGTACGCAGCGCCCGCGGGCAAGGACTGGAAGGTCGAGGACCTCGCCGGACTCCGCATCGCCACGTCTTACCCCAACCTGGTGCGCGACGACCTGTCCGCCCGCGGAATCGAGGCCTCGGTCATCCGCCTCGACGGCGCCGTGGAGATCTCGATTCAGCTCGGCGTCGCCGATGCCATTGCCGACGTCGTCGGATCCGGCCGCACGCTGCGCCAGCACAACCTGGTCGCTTTCGGCGACACCCTGTGCGACTCCGAGGGTGTGCTCATCGAGCGGGCCGGTTCGCCCGCCGACGATTCCGCGCGCAACCAGCTCGTCGAGCGCGTGCGCGGCATCGTGTTCGCGCAGCAGAACCTGATGCTGGACTACGACTGCCCCAAGACGATCCTCGACGACGCGTTGAAGATCACCCCCGGCCTGGAATCGCCGACGTTGTCGCCGCTCGCCGACGAGAACTGGGTCGCGGTCCGCGCGATGGTGCCGATCAAGGGCCACAACGGCGTCATGGACGAACTCGCCGACCTCGGCGCCAAGGCGATCCTCGCGTCGAACATCCGGTCCTGCCGCGCGCTCTGAACCCGTTCCGCCGCACGACGATCCGCGCCCGTTCCGGTCAGGAGCGGGCGCGGACCTGTACGGTCTGGGCGATCCGGCCGACGGCGCCGGTCTCGTCGTAGAGAACCCCCGCGCACATCCCCACTCCGTCGGGGCCGATGGAGGTTTCGGAGCTGACTCCGACCCAGTCGCCTTCGGGTACCCGGAAGATGTGGACGGTGAGGTCGGTGTTGAGGAACGTCCAGTGCGCCGGGTCGAGCTTCGATCCAACTCCGTTGGCGATGTCCGCGATGGAGAACAGTCGCTCGAGCGGAGTCATGGTCTCACCGAGCACCAGCGCGGGCCGCGGCTTCGCCCACAGCTTGCCCGGGCCCGCGCATCCCATCTCGGCGATCCACCGCCAGTCGAGGGTGGTCAGGTAGCCGGAGTTCCAGCTGCCCCCGAATGCGCCGTCCCGGCCCGCGGATCGCGGTTCGAGGGGCGGGTCGACGACATGGACGGCGTCGTTGGTGTCGACGGTCTCCATGCGCCAGGCCGAGCCCCGCGCGACGGCACGGGGACGGTCGCCGACGGTCCACAGTTCCGCGACCACCAGTTCCACCCGGCGTCCCGGGCGCTGCACCCAGGATCGGACCTCGAGTTCGGCGATCGGGATGGGGCCCAGGATCTCGACCACCACCCGGGTGAGGCGTGCGTCGTCGCGTGCGGCACAGCGTTCGAGCGCCCGCACGAGCAGCGCGGACGGGGGAGCGCCGTGCTGCATCGTGTCGGCCCACACACTGATCGTCAGATCCGTGCTGTCGAACCGCTCCACGGTGACCTTCTGGTCCGAGCCCGGTGTCGGAGCACCCAGCGTTTCCGAACCGACTGGTACGTAGTAGGACTCGGAACTCATTCGACAATCTCCTCGAAACCCGGTGCGTCTTCGGCCGGCCCCTCGGGCCACCCGGGGTAGGGAGGCGGCGTTCCGCCGAACGAGGGGCATCGGGACTTATGATCACACCAGTCGCAGAGGCGACTCGGCTTGGGTCGGAAATCGCCGGTGACGCCGGCCGCGAGAATGGCCTTCCAGATTGCCGACAGCGTGCGCTCGAACCGCAGCAGTTCGTCCTCGTCGGGTGCGTAGGTGAGGACCGTCCCGGAGGCGAGGTAGAGCAGGCGCAGTTGCGCCGGGACGATGCCCCGGGTGCGCAGCAGGACCAGCGCATAGAACTTCATCTGGAACAGCGCCTTGGACTCGGACATCTCGCGGGGCGCACGACCGGTCTTGTAATCGACCACCCGGACTTCACCGGTGGGGGCGACGTCGATGCGGTCGACGAACCCGCGGAGTACCACTCCGTCGTCGAGTTCGGTCTCGACGTGCTGTTCACACGACTCGGCCTCGAACCGGGTGGGGTCTTCCAATCGGTAATAGGCCTCGACGAGGGACCGGGCCTCGTCGAGGAACGACTCGCGTTCGTCACCCGGAACCAGATCGATCAGGTCGGGGGCCTCGTCGAGGAGTCGCTCCCACGACGGGAGGACGAGGTCGACGGCGCGCGCAGGCACGCGTTCGGCCGCGGGGAGCCCGAACAGCGTTTCCAGTGCGGCGTGTACCACCGTGCCCCGCACCTGCGCCCGGGACGGAGCCTCGGGGAGCCGGTCGACGGCGCGGAAACGATAGAGGAGCGGGCACTGTTTGAAGTCGCCGGCGCGGGACGGGGACAGGGCGGGCCGCCTGCGGGTCGCCGAGGTGTCGTCGCGCTGTGACGGGGAACCCGTTACGACGGGGGCTGGCGACTCTGAGATGCTCACACCTGGCAGGGTAGGCCCCCGCTCCGACAGTCCTGTCGGGGCTGTGGTGTGGGCGCCGGACGGTGCCCGGACGAACAGGCTGAGGAGTCGGTGACGATGGTGGGACGCGAAACGCGACCGAGTGGACCGTTTCGGGTGGGCGATCGCGTCCAGTTGACGGACGCGAAGGGCCGGCACTACACGGTCAACCTGGAGGCGGGCAAGGAGTTCCACACCCACCGCGGCGGCATCCTCCACGACGACCTGATCGGCACCGACGAGGGCAGCGTGGTCAAGTCGACCAACGGCACCCCGTACCTCGCATTGCGACCGCTGCTCACCGACTACGTACTGTCGATGCCGCGCGGTGCGCAGGTCATCTACCCGAAGGACGCGGCACAGATCGTCCACGAGGGTGACGTCTTTCCCGGGGCCCGGGTGCTCGAGGCCGGCGCCGGGTCCGGAGCGTTGACGTGCTCGCTGCTCCGCGCGGTCGGGCCCGAAGGCCGGGTCATCTCGTACGAGGTGCGCGACGACCACGCCGAACACGCCGTCCGGAACGTCGAGACGTTCTTCGGGGAACGCCCGGAGAACTGGGACCTGACGATCGCCGACGTCGCCGAGTTCGACGCCGCGGCGGCGGGCGGCCGGGTCGACCGGGTGGTCCTCGACATGCTGGCCCCGTGGGACGCTCTGCCCGCGGTGTCCGAGGCCCTGGTTCCCGGTGGGGTCCTGATCGTGTACGTCGCGACCGTGACGCAGCTGTCGAAGGTGGTCGAGGCGATGCGCGAGCAGGAATGCTGGACGGAGCCGCGGTCCTGGGAATCGATCGTCCGCGGATGGCACGTCGTCGGGCTCGCGGTGCGCCCGGAGCACCGGATGCAGGGCCACACCGCGTTCCTGGTGAGCGCCAGGCGGCTCGCCGAGGGAACGGTCACTCCCAAGCCGCAGCGCCGGTCCGGCAAGGGCTGAGCCCTGACGTCGGCGGCGCCCGGGCCGCCGCCGAAGCTCGGCAAGCTAGCTGCAGCCGACGCGCGCCATGCCGAGCAGGGTGCAGGTGCTCTCGTCGGACACCTTCCACGTGCCGTCGACGTTCTCCCACGTCCACGCCGTCGGGGCGGCCGTGCCGTGCGGGCTGACGATCGCGACGTTCGCCGTCGCCGTATCGCCCTCCACCTGCACATCCGTGACCGTGAAGGACACCGGATAGTTCGCCATCGCCGCAGTCATCGCCTCCAGGTTCGGGCGGCGTTCGTCGCCGTCGACCACCACGCCGGTCTTGTCGTCGACCGGGCGGGCCGGGTCCACGAGCAGCTGGAGCGTGCGCAGCAGTTCCGCGGAGGTGGGGGCCGCGACAGCCGCTCCGGACGCGGAGGACGTGGAGGACGTGGCAGCGGACGTCGTCGCCGTGGTGCCGGACGAGTCGTCTGACGAGCAGGCCGACATCCCGAGCGCGAGGACGACCGCGCCGACGGCGACCACGGACCTACCGATGGCGGATGTGCCGTTCAGGGGCTTGCGGATTATCACGACGAACCCTTTCGTTACACAGAACAGAGAGAAAACTGCTCGACAGGTAGGTAAGGCTAACATGAGAATTTCGGTGGTCCGGGGCGTCGCGTATGCCGATTCGCAATCGGCAGAATCCGTGTCACGGCGCAGAATTCGGGCAGTGCCGGTAGCGTTGATAGATCTCATTGGGAGGAGACGCACATGAGCTCGACAGAGAACCCCGATTCGGTTGCGGCCGCACGAGAGCTCGAGGCGTTGCGCGCAGAGGCGTCGGCACTGCGCAGGCAGCTCGCGGAGTCGCCGGAACAGCTTCGTGAGATGGAATCGCGAGTGGACTCGCTGTCCATCCGGAACACCAAGCTGATGGACACCCTCAAGGAAGCCCGCCAGCAGCTCATTGCGCTTCGAGAAGAAGTCGACCGCCTCGGCCAGCCGCCGAGCGGCTACGGCGTGCTGCTCGGAGTGCACGACGATCAGACGGTGGACGTGTTCACCTCCGGTCGCAAGATGCGGTTGACCTGCTCCCCGAACGTCGACGCCGAGACCCTCAAGCTCGGCCAGACCGTGCGCCTCAACGAGGCACTCACGATCGTGGAGGCGGGCAACTTCGAGCGCGTGGGTGAGATCAGCACGCTGCGCGAGGTCCTCGACGACGGTCATCGCGCCCTCGTGGTGGGTCACGCCGACGAGGAACGAATCGTCTGGCTCGCCGAACCCCTCGCCACCGTGTTCGAGGAGAGCGAGAAGGAGACCATCGCGTACGACGCGGACTCGCCCACCCGGAAGCTGCGCCCGGGCGACTCCCTCCTCGTCGACACGAAGGCCGGCTACGCGTTCGAGCGGATCCCCAAGGCCGAGGTCGAGGATCTGGTCCTCGAAGAGGTTCCCGACGTCCACTACGACGACATCGGTGGTCTCGGCAGGCAGATCGAGCAGATCCGCGACGCCGTCGAGTTGCCGTTCCTCCACAAGGACCTGTTCCACGAATACGAGCTCCGCCCGCCCAAGGGTGTGCTGCTCTACGGCCCGCCCGGATGCGGCAAGACGCTGATCGCCAAGGCGGTCGCCAACTCGCTCGCGAAGAAGATCGCGGAGGCGCGGGGGCAGGACAGCAAGGAAGCCAAGTCCTACTTCCTCAACATCAAGGGCCCCGAGCTGCTGAACAAGTTCGTCGGCGAGACCGAGCGGCACATCCGGCTCATCTTCCAGCGGGCTCGGGAGAAGGCGTCCGAGGGCACCCCGGTGATCGTGTTCTTCGACGAGATGGACTCGATCTTCCGTACTCGTGGGTCGGGTGTCTCCTCCGACGTCGAGACGACAGTCGTGCCGCAGCTGCTCAGTGAGATCGACGGTGTCGAGGGACTCGAGAACGTCATCGTGATCGGCGCATCCAACCGCGAGGACATGATCGACCCCGCCATCCTGCGTCCGGGACGCCTCGACGTGAAGATCAAGATCGAACGCCCCGACGCCGAGTCGGCGCAGGACATCTTCTCGAAGTACCTCGTCGAGACGCTGCCGGTGCACAGCGACGACCTCGCGGAGTTCGGCGGCGACCGCACCGCGTGCATCCGGGTGATGATCGAACGGGTCGTCGACCGCATGTACGCCGAGAGCGAGGAGAACCGCTTCCTCGAGGTCACGTACGCCAACGGCGACAAGGAAGTCCTCTACTTCAAGGACT
It includes:
- a CDS encoding tRNA (adenine-N1)-methyltransferase, with amino-acid sequence MVGRETRPSGPFRVGDRVQLTDAKGRHYTVNLEAGKEFHTHRGGILHDDLIGTDEGSVVKSTNGTPYLALRPLLTDYVLSMPRGAQVIYPKDAAQIVHEGDVFPGARVLEAGAGSGALTCSLLRAVGPEGRVISYEVRDDHAEHAVRNVETFFGERPENWDLTIADVAEFDAAAAGGRVDRVVLDMLAPWDALPAVSEALVPGGVLIVYVATVTQLSKVVEAMREQECWTEPRSWESIVRGWHVVGLAVRPEHRMQGHTAFLVSARRLAEGTVTPKPQRRSGKG
- a CDS encoding HAD family phosphatase; protein product: MSDGQAGLAGVLWDMDGTLLDSEKMWDVAVRELSLHLGGPMTEETRLKTIGASSANALGVIFDALGLDRDPASLAEAKEWMFTRVEELFGDGIPWRPGAHDALRTVRAHGLRSALVTNTERRLTERALETLGRHHFDHSVCGDEVPAGKPHPDPYLRGAELLGLDPSQCLAIEDSPTGAASAQAAGCVVLVVPCEIPVDDGPGRVFRDSLEGLTGSDLVDMWAQRSGVRL
- a CDS encoding pseudouridine synthase encodes the protein MAGAPLPVRNGLGPDRLRMPAGLDTKTVADFLIQTYPDECAHWLSLIDGGGVVDEHGRVVDRGTRYSPTRFVYFYRDPAPEIPVPFEIDILHRDDHLVVIDKPHFLATIPRGAHITETAVVRLRRALDLPDLTPAHRLDRMTAGVLVFLVRREDRRPYQDLFVSKQVTKEYEAVAAHDPEVAFPRTIRSRIVKEHGIMTATEEPGEPNSETVVDLIEARDGRGRYRLLPKTGRTHQLRLHMSSLGLPIEGDNYYPDFRRSEPGDFSTPLRLLARAIEFTDPRSGDVRRFESRRTLGW
- a CDS encoding thioesterase family protein yields the protein MSSESYYVPVGSETLGAPTPGSDQKVTVERFDSTDLTISVWADTMQHGAPPSALLVRALERCAARDDARLTRVVVEILGPIPIAELEVRSWVQRPGRRVELVVAELWTVGDRPRAVARGSAWRMETVDTNDAVHVVDPPLEPRSAGRDGAFGGSWNSGYLTTLDWRWIAEMGCAGPGKLWAKPRPALVLGETMTPLERLFSIADIANGVGSKLDPAHWTFLNTDLTVHIFRVPEGDWVGVSSETSIGPDGVGMCAGVLYDETGAVGRIAQTVQVRARS
- the hisG gene encoding ATP phosphoribosyltransferase encodes the protein MLRVAVPNKGSLSESAAEILSEAGYRRRTDSRDLTVLDPSNQVEFFFLRPKDIAIYVGSGELDLGITGRDLARDSGAPVAERLSLGFGRSTFRYAAPAGKDWKVEDLAGLRIATSYPNLVRDDLSARGIEASVIRLDGAVEISIQLGVADAIADVVGSGRTLRQHNLVAFGDTLCDSEGVLIERAGSPADDSARNQLVERVRGIVFAQQNLMLDYDCPKTILDDALKITPGLESPTLSPLADENWVAVRAMVPIKGHNGVMDELADLGAKAILASNIRSCRAL
- the metH gene encoding methionine synthase; protein product: MSAPFHSALLDALNQRVVIGDGAMGTMLQAADLTLDDFLGLEGCNEILNDTRPDVLKDIHRAYFEAGADAVETNTFGCNLPNLADYDISDRIRELAEKGTRLAREVADEMGPGRDGMGRFVLGSMGPGTKLPTLGHAPFATLRDAYAEAAMGMIDGGADAILVETCQDLLQVKAAILGSQRAMETLGSRLPIITHVTVETTGTMLLGSEIGAALTALEPLGIDMIGLNCATGPAEMSEHLRHLSKYSSLPVSVMPNAGLPQLGPNGAEYPLTAEELAEALSGFVTEFGLGLVGGCCGTTPEHIRQVAEAVRLVEKAERSPVHESGTSSLYTAVPFEQDASILMIGERTNSNGSKAFREAMIAEDYQKCLDIAKDQTRDGAHMLDLNVDYVGRDGAADMAALASRFATASTLPVMLDSTEPAVLQAGLEHLGGRCAVNSVNYEDGDGPDSRFQKIMRLVKEHGAAVVALTIDEEGQARTAEHKVRIAERLLEDITVNWGLDESDVIIDALTFPISTGQEEVRRDGIETIEAIRELKKRHPRVHFTLGVSNISFGLNPAARQVLNSVFLHECTEAGLDTAIVHASKILPMARIPDEQRETALDLVYDRRREGYDPLQKLMELFEGVSAASARESRAQELAALPLFERLERRIVDGERAGLDEDLTAAMEEKPPLAIINETLLSGMKTVGELFGSGQMQLPFVLQSAEVMKAAVAYLEPHMEATDEDGKGRIVIATVKGDVHDIGKNLVDIILSNNGYDVVNLGIKQPIATILDAAIEQKADVIGMSGLLVKSTVVMKDNLQELNAKGVAEKFPVLLGGAALTRSYVENDLAEVYEGDVSYARDAFEGLHRMDEIMAVKRGGAPDPDSPEAIAAREKAAERKARHERSKRIAEKRKAAEVPVVLPERSDVATDIAVPSPPFWGNRIVKGVSLSDYSGLLDERALFLGQWGLRGQRSGDGPTYEELVETEGRPRLRYWLDRLSTEGILAHAAVVYGYFPAVSEGDDVVVLTDPTPDAEERFRFTFPRQHRDRFLCVADFVRSRTEAKETGQVDVFPMQLVTMGQPIADFANELFAANAYRDYLEVHGIGVQLTESLAEYWHQRVREELVLPGGHNVAEQDPSEVSGFFDLAYRGARYSFGYGACPNLEDRAKMVALLEPERIGVKLSEELQLHPEQSTDAFVLHHPEAKYFNV
- a CDS encoding RecB family exonuclease, with the translated sequence MSISESPAPVVTGSPSQRDDTSATRRRPALSPSRAGDFKQCPLLYRFRAVDRLPEAPSRAQVRGTVVHAALETLFGLPAAERVPARAVDLVLPSWERLLDEAPDLIDLVPGDERESFLDEARSLVEAYYRLEDPTRFEAESCEQHVETELDDGVVLRGFVDRIDVAPTGEVRVVDYKTGRAPREMSESKALFQMKFYALVLLRTRGIVPAQLRLLYLASGTVLTYAPDEDELLRFERTLSAIWKAILAAGVTGDFRPKPSRLCDWCDHKSRCPSFGGTPPPYPGWPEGPAEDAPGFEEIVE
- a CDS encoding phosphoribosyl-ATP diphosphatase — protein: MKQWVLVKTFESLFAELTERAATRPEGSGTVAALDAGVHSQGKKILEEAGEVWIAAEHESDEALAEEISQLLYWTQVLMVGKGLKLEDVYRHL
- a CDS encoding rhodanese-related sulfurtransferase → MAVPKIVLFYVFTPLADPEAIRLWQYTLAAAHDLTGRILVSEHGINATVGGDIHDVKRYVKGTRSYVPFKNADIKWSDGLGDDFPRLSVKVRSEIVTFGAPGELKVDAGGVVGGGTHLAPDEVHRLVEGRGDDVVFFDGRNSFEAEIGRFRGAVVPDVSTTREFVNELDSGKYDHLKDKAVVTYCTGGVRCEVLSSLMRARGFGEVYQMDGGIVRYGETFGDTGLWEGSLYVFDKRMSVEFSERAKTLGRCTECGGPTSRYENLPDDRGRELVLVCDGCAENRTA
- the arc gene encoding proteasome ATPase; amino-acid sequence: MSSTENPDSVAAARELEALRAEASALRRQLAESPEQLREMESRVDSLSIRNTKLMDTLKEARQQLIALREEVDRLGQPPSGYGVLLGVHDDQTVDVFTSGRKMRLTCSPNVDAETLKLGQTVRLNEALTIVEAGNFERVGEISTLREVLDDGHRALVVGHADEERIVWLAEPLATVFEESEKETIAYDADSPTRKLRPGDSLLVDTKAGYAFERIPKAEVEDLVLEEVPDVHYDDIGGLGRQIEQIRDAVELPFLHKDLFHEYELRPPKGVLLYGPPGCGKTLIAKAVANSLAKKIAEARGQDSKEAKSYFLNIKGPELLNKFVGETERHIRLIFQRAREKASEGTPVIVFFDEMDSIFRTRGSGVSSDVETTVVPQLLSEIDGVEGLENVIVIGASNREDMIDPAILRPGRLDVKIKIERPDAESAQDIFSKYLVETLPVHSDDLAEFGGDRTACIRVMIERVVDRMYAESEENRFLEVTYANGDKEVLYFKDFNSGAMIQNIVDRAKKYAIKSVLDTGAPGLRVQHLFDSIVDEFSENEDLPNTTNPDDWARISGKKGERIVYIRTLVTGKNASASRAIDTESNTGQYL